In a single window of the Nocardioides massiliensis genome:
- a CDS encoding glycoside hydrolase family 6 protein, translating into MDPHERPTSAWAHLFEPAPPEPSRRPRPPWWVVAPLVVVGVVVIALVVGGVLGLVTNFRAPWGPGSQEVNPFAEHPAYADPSSRTAQGAQAAEDAGSPDAPVLRRLAETPQGIWLVPEEHGPGDVGRHVERVVAEAGDTVPVLVVYGIPQRDCTGGFSAGGLAAEEYVDWIGEIVEGLERADRAAVVLEPDALVSVLECAELGSRIDLIRQAVGLLAESRAAVYIDAGHSGWRTPEEVADLLEDVGVERVRGFATNVANSQPEALELAYADAINAELPVAVHAVVDTGRNGNGAGETFCNAPGLALGAPPGAAEEEVWDARLWIKPPGESDGTCNGGPPAGTFWPERAVELARAAGW; encoded by the coding sequence GTGGATCCCCACGAGCGCCCGACGTCCGCGTGGGCCCACCTCTTCGAACCAGCGCCCCCGGAGCCGTCGCGCCGTCCGCGCCCGCCGTGGTGGGTCGTCGCACCGCTCGTCGTGGTCGGCGTGGTCGTCATCGCGCTGGTCGTCGGTGGCGTCCTGGGGCTGGTCACGAACTTCCGTGCGCCCTGGGGCCCGGGTTCGCAGGAGGTGAACCCGTTCGCCGAGCACCCGGCGTACGCCGACCCCTCCTCCCGCACGGCGCAGGGTGCTCAGGCGGCAGAGGACGCGGGCAGCCCGGACGCGCCGGTCCTGCGTCGGTTGGCCGAGACCCCGCAGGGGATCTGGCTGGTCCCGGAGGAGCACGGTCCGGGTGACGTCGGCCGGCACGTCGAGCGCGTCGTCGCCGAGGCCGGGGACACCGTGCCGGTGCTCGTGGTCTACGGCATCCCCCAACGGGACTGCACCGGTGGCTTCTCGGCCGGCGGGCTCGCCGCTGAGGAGTACGTCGACTGGATCGGGGAGATCGTCGAGGGTCTCGAGCGCGCCGACCGGGCGGCGGTGGTGCTCGAGCCAGACGCGCTCGTCTCGGTGCTGGAGTGCGCCGAGCTCGGGTCCCGGATCGACCTGATCCGGCAGGCGGTCGGCCTCCTGGCCGAGTCGCGGGCCGCGGTGTATATCGATGCCGGGCACTCCGGCTGGCGCACACCCGAGGAGGTCGCCGACCTGCTCGAGGACGTGGGGGTCGAGCGGGTGCGGGGCTTCGCCACCAACGTCGCCAACTCCCAGCCGGAGGCGCTGGAGCTGGCGTACGCCGACGCGATCAACGCCGAGCTGCCCGTTGCCGTGCACGCCGTCGTCGACACCGGCCGCAACGGCAACGGCGCGGGGGAGACCTTCTGCAACGCCCCCGGTCTCGCGCTCGGCGCCCCGCCCGGCGCCGCCGAGGAGGAGGTCTGGGACGCGCGCCTGTGGATCAAGCCGCCCGGCGAGAGCGACGGCACCTGCAACGGCGGACCACCGGCCGGCACCTTCTGGCCCGAGCGCGCGGTCGAGCTGGCGCGCGCTGCCGGCTGGTGA
- a CDS encoding acyl-CoA carboxylase subunit epsilon, whose product MGGTEKGASEASSTHFLIRGDASPEEVAALTAVLTALASGAGEPERPARSVWASPQRAVRRPHAHGRGAWRSSGLPR is encoded by the coding sequence TTGGGCGGAACGGAGAAGGGCGCGAGCGAAGCGAGCTCCACGCATTTTCTGATCCGTGGCGATGCTTCCCCGGAGGAGGTCGCTGCGCTGACCGCGGTCCTGACGGCACTCGCCTCCGGTGCCGGTGAGCCGGAGCGACCTGCGCGGTCGGTCTGGGCGTCGCCGCAGCGCGCCGTACGCCGGCCCCACGCGCACGGTCGCGGGGCGTGGCGCAGCAGCGGCCTGCCGCGCTGA
- the purE gene encoding 5-(carboxyamino)imidazole ribonucleotide mutase, with the protein MSEQTPDGVRVGIVMGSDSDWPVMQAAGEALAEFGIGYEADVVSAHRMPEEMLAYGKDAAGRGLGVIIAGAGGAAHLPGMLAAVTPLPVIGVPVPLKHLDGMDSLLSIVQMPAGVPVATVAVGNARNAGLLAVRILAATDPALQERMVEFQETLRQAAYDKGKVVRGEKARTVGFG; encoded by the coding sequence ATGAGCGAGCAGACCCCGGACGGCGTGCGCGTCGGGATCGTCATGGGCTCCGACTCCGACTGGCCGGTCATGCAGGCCGCCGGGGAGGCCCTCGCGGAGTTCGGCATCGGCTACGAGGCCGACGTCGTCTCGGCGCACCGGATGCCCGAGGAGATGCTCGCCTACGGCAAGGACGCGGCCGGTCGCGGGTTGGGCGTGATCATCGCCGGGGCGGGCGGCGCCGCGCACCTGCCCGGCATGCTCGCCGCTGTGACGCCCCTGCCGGTCATCGGCGTACCCGTGCCGCTCAAGCACCTCGACGGCATGGACTCGCTGCTCTCGATCGTGCAGATGCCCGCGGGTGTCCCGGTGGCCACCGTCGCCGTCGGCAACGCCCGCAACGCCGGCCTGCTGGCCGTGCGGATCCTCGCCGCCACCGACCCCGCGTTGCAGGAGCGGATGGTGGAGTTCCAGGAGACGCTGCGCCAGGCGGCGTACGACAAGGGCAAGGTCGTGCGCGGCGAGAAGGCGCGCACCGTCGGCTTCGGCTGA
- a CDS encoding winged helix-turn-helix domain-containing protein: MLTVQDVAVDLEARRCWRAGVEVTLARKEFDLLAVLIQRAGEIVTRAELMEQVWQTTFWTSSKTIDVHLGWVRRKLGDDPRRPRLITTVRGRGLRFEQGPPAGESTAARQLEAPH, from the coding sequence GTGTTGACCGTCCAAGATGTCGCGGTCGACCTCGAGGCTCGGCGGTGCTGGCGCGCGGGGGTCGAGGTCACCCTCGCGCGCAAGGAGTTCGACCTGCTGGCGGTCCTGATCCAGCGCGCCGGGGAGATCGTCACGCGTGCCGAGCTGATGGAGCAGGTCTGGCAGACGACGTTCTGGACGTCGTCGAAGACGATCGACGTGCACCTGGGGTGGGTGCGCCGCAAGCTCGGGGACGATCCGCGGCGCCCGCGCCTCATCACCACCGTCCGCGGCCGGGGGCTGCGCTTCGAGCAGGGACCGCCGGCGGGCGAGAGCACCGCTGCACGACAGCTCGAGGCGCCGCACTAG
- a CDS encoding DUF2277 domain-containing protein: MCRNIRTLHNFAPPATDDEVHAAALQYVRKVSGSTKPSQANQEAFDAAVREVAATTQRLLDQLTTTAPPKDREVEAAKARARAEIRYAR; the protein is encoded by the coding sequence ATGTGCCGCAACATCCGCACCCTGCACAACTTCGCGCCGCCGGCGACCGACGACGAGGTGCACGCCGCCGCGCTGCAGTACGTCCGCAAGGTCAGCGGCTCGACCAAGCCGTCCCAGGCCAACCAGGAGGCCTTCGACGCCGCCGTCCGCGAGGTCGCAGCGACGACCCAGCGGCTGCTCGACCAGCTGACGACCACCGCGCCACCGAAGGACCGCGAGGTCGAGGCGGCGAAGGCCCGGGCCCGTGCTGAGATCCGCTACGCGCGCTGA
- a CDS encoding response regulator transcription factor encodes MDPAEAWVAVIIEDEPDVRMLLDTVLTQSGFRTVVATDGPEGLEAVRAHNPLLTTLDVNMPGMDGFAVAKRIREFSQTYLIMITGLGDEIDVISGLEAGADDYLVKPFRPRELRARAESMLRRPRHRTGPNEPVAPPADPAPAAPPPPPAESWAEQAVRQLQENTSLQPISGTSAPEQPAPPPVQQPAPQPAPPPVQQPAPAQQQPAYAAAPAAAAQAPLPYAPEPQVMPTGGWIRVGELAVNTDQRVVTVGQRQVDLTSVEFELLTSLLMSGRRVRSKADLVLTMRGQNYVTAYFVNEADKREVEAHVESIRRKIGDDGANPRWIETVRGVGYRLAIPD; translated from the coding sequence ATGGATCCAGCCGAGGCCTGGGTGGCCGTCATCATCGAGGACGAACCCGACGTACGGATGCTCCTCGACACGGTTCTCACCCAGAGCGGGTTCCGCACGGTGGTCGCCACCGACGGTCCCGAGGGCCTCGAGGCGGTGCGGGCGCACAACCCGTTGCTCACCACCCTCGACGTCAACATGCCCGGCATGGACGGGTTCGCGGTCGCGAAGCGGATCCGCGAGTTCAGCCAGACCTACCTGATCATGATCACCGGCCTCGGTGACGAGATCGACGTGATCTCCGGGCTCGAGGCCGGCGCCGACGACTACCTCGTCAAGCCGTTCCGGCCCCGGGAGCTGCGCGCCCGCGCGGAGTCGATGCTGCGCCGCCCGCGCCACCGCACCGGACCGAACGAGCCGGTCGCGCCGCCCGCCGATCCGGCTCCCGCGGCCCCGCCGCCTCCGCCGGCCGAGTCCTGGGCCGAGCAGGCTGTGCGCCAGCTGCAGGAGAACACCTCGCTGCAGCCGATCAGCGGCACCTCCGCACCCGAGCAGCCCGCGCCCCCGCCGGTCCAGCAGCCGGCCCCGCAGCCCGCGCCCCCGCCGGTGCAGCAGCCGGCCCCGGCCCAGCAGCAGCCCGCCTACGCCGCCGCGCCGGCGGCGGCCGCGCAGGCCCCGCTGCCGTATGCCCCGGAGCCGCAGGTCATGCCGACGGGCGGTTGGATCCGCGTGGGCGAGCTGGCGGTCAACACCGACCAGCGGGTCGTCACCGTCGGTCAGCGCCAGGTCGACCTCACGAGCGTGGAGTTCGAGCTGCTCACGTCGCTGCTGATGTCAGGGCGACGCGTGCGCAGCAAGGCCGACCTGGTCCTGACGATGCGCGGCCAGAACTACGTCACGGCCTACTTCGTCAACGAGGCCGACAAGCGTGAGGTCGAGGCCCACGTGGAGAGCATCCGCCGCAAGATCGGTGATGACGGCGCCAACCCGCGCTGGATCGAGACCGTGCGCGGCGTCGGCTACCGGCTCGCCATCCCCGACTGA
- a CDS encoding PH domain-containing protein yields the protein MSFPQRLLNDGETIVVTTRTHVKAMFVPTLVALIVVGVAAFASTLPDGDARTPLLWVIWVVAALLLAWCFLRPLVNWLTTTYTFTNRRFIARSGFIARKGRTIPLNRISGVDFDIGVVDRIFRCGTLVVSDASEAGSVQLHDIPQVERVQMRVAEELHQLSSRDRSDDGT from the coding sequence GTGTCCTTTCCGCAGCGCCTGCTGAACGACGGCGAGACCATCGTCGTCACCACGCGCACCCACGTGAAGGCGATGTTCGTGCCCACGTTGGTGGCCCTGATCGTCGTCGGGGTCGCGGCGTTCGCCTCGACCCTGCCCGACGGCGATGCCCGCACCCCGCTGCTGTGGGTGATCTGGGTGGTCGCGGCGCTGCTGTTGGCGTGGTGCTTCCTGCGGCCCCTCGTCAACTGGCTGACCACGACCTACACGTTCACCAACCGCCGGTTCATCGCGCGCTCGGGCTTCATCGCCCGCAAGGGACGCACCATCCCGCTGAACCGCATCAGTGGCGTGGACTTCGACATCGGGGTCGTCGACCGGATCTTCCGGTGCGGCACCCTGGTCGTGAGCGATGCCAGCGAGGCCGGGTCGGTGCAGCTGCACGACATCCCGCAGGTCGAGCGGGTCCAGATGCGCGTCGCGGAGGAGCTGCACCAGCTGTCGTCGCGCGACCGCAGCGACGACGGCACCTGA
- a CDS encoding adenylate/guanylate cyclase domain-containing protein: MSTPTPPPPPRRDQLSHAILGLGEDQAALTSTEVAAAAGVDEADARRLWRALGFPDAGGEAAFSEADAQALSLLVDAIGDEIVDLDTAVQLTRALGQTMGKLADWQIATLSTRVEELGHLQLGPDRLVEGALDLVERVGPTFEELLVYAWRRHLAVAVGRLEALHAPGSDLHVVEFTVGFADLVGFTALSNQLNQDEIGDLVEVFESRCTDVVASRRGRVIKSIGDSVLYVAEDPVTGVHIAEDIVQVIGRDKRLPDVRVGLASGPVTQRLGDVYGPPVNLAARLTAVARRNRVIVAPDTAAVLPGDLFSTQALPARPLRGFGVVEPVAVRRVR, from the coding sequence GTGTCCACGCCCACGCCTCCGCCACCTCCCAGGCGGGACCAGCTCTCGCACGCGATCCTCGGCCTCGGTGAGGACCAGGCGGCGCTCACGAGCACCGAGGTCGCGGCAGCGGCCGGGGTCGACGAGGCCGACGCCCGGCGACTCTGGCGCGCGCTGGGCTTCCCCGACGCCGGTGGTGAGGCGGCCTTCTCCGAAGCGGACGCCCAAGCCCTGAGCCTGCTCGTGGACGCCATCGGCGACGAGATCGTCGACCTCGACACGGCCGTGCAGCTCACCCGTGCGCTGGGCCAGACGATGGGCAAGCTCGCGGACTGGCAGATCGCGACCCTCAGCACCCGCGTCGAGGAGCTGGGGCACCTCCAGCTCGGCCCCGACCGGCTCGTCGAGGGGGCACTCGACCTCGTCGAGCGCGTGGGGCCCACGTTCGAGGAGCTGCTCGTCTATGCCTGGCGCCGTCACCTCGCGGTCGCCGTCGGCCGCCTCGAGGCGCTGCACGCACCCGGCAGCGACCTGCACGTCGTCGAGTTCACGGTCGGCTTCGCCGACCTGGTCGGGTTCACGGCGTTGTCGAACCAGCTCAACCAGGACGAGATCGGCGACTTGGTCGAGGTCTTCGAGAGCCGCTGCACCGACGTGGTCGCGAGCCGGCGCGGTCGGGTCATCAAGAGCATCGGCGACTCGGTCCTCTACGTCGCCGAGGACCCGGTGACGGGGGTGCACATCGCCGAGGACATCGTGCAGGTCATCGGGCGCGACAAGCGCCTGCCCGACGTGCGTGTCGGGCTCGCGTCCGGACCCGTCACCCAGCGGCTCGGCGACGTCTACGGCCCGCCGGTCAACCTGGCCGCCCGGTTGACCGCGGTCGCGCGGCGCAACCGGGTCATCGTCGCGCCCGACACCGCCGCCGTGCTGCCCGGGGACCTGTTCTCGACCCAGGCGCTGCCGGCCCGCCCGCTGCGGGGGTTCGGCGTGGTCGAGCCCGTCGCCGTACGCCGCGTGCGGTGA
- a CDS encoding biotin--[acetyl-CoA-carboxylase] ligase: protein MTFDDLDRPPLDRDALHEALTRGASLWRRVDLHEAAGSTNALAAAAARDGEAEGLVVVADHQTAGRGRLDRVWTTPPGTALTFSVLLTPAPVPAERWPWLPLLTGVAVAEGVRRATGVAAGVKWPNDVLVDDRKVAGILVERVEGAHGPAAVVGVGLNVGMRAGELPAATATSLALEVGAGEAVPDRTVVLREVLRTFEALYLEWRGEAGDPARGLHASYLRRCVSVDREVTVELPDGTAFAGTVTSVDASGALVVSGTDDAGTPVRRTFHAGDVVHARRTP, encoded by the coding sequence GTGACCTTCGACGATCTCGACCGCCCACCCCTTGACCGTGATGCGCTCCACGAGGCGCTGACGCGGGGGGCTTCCCTGTGGCGCCGCGTCGACCTGCACGAGGCCGCCGGCTCCACGAATGCGCTCGCGGCCGCTGCCGCCCGGGACGGGGAGGCCGAGGGTCTGGTCGTGGTGGCCGACCACCAGACCGCCGGCCGGGGCCGGTTGGACCGGGTCTGGACGACACCACCCGGCACCGCGCTGACGTTCTCCGTCCTCCTGACGCCGGCACCGGTGCCGGCCGAGCGCTGGCCGTGGCTGCCGCTGCTGACCGGGGTCGCCGTCGCCGAGGGCGTACGCCGTGCGACCGGCGTCGCCGCGGGGGTCAAGTGGCCCAACGACGTCCTGGTCGACGACCGCAAGGTCGCCGGGATCCTGGTCGAGCGGGTCGAGGGCGCGCACGGCCCGGCCGCCGTGGTCGGTGTCGGCCTCAACGTCGGGATGCGTGCCGGCGAGCTGCCTGCGGCCACCGCCACCTCGCTCGCGCTCGAGGTGGGGGCGGGGGAGGCGGTGCCCGACCGCACCGTCGTGCTGCGTGAGGTCCTGCGCACGTTCGAGGCGCTCTACCTGGAGTGGCGCGGGGAGGCCGGGGACCCGGCGCGGGGTCTGCACGCGTCGTACCTGCGCCGTTGCGTGTCCGTCGACCGCGAGGTCACCGTCGAGCTTCCCGACGGCACCGCCTTCGCGGGGACGGTCACGTCCGTGGACGCGTCCGGGGCGTTGGTCGTGTCCGGGACCGACGACGCGGGCACCCCGGTGCGCCGGACGTTCCACGCGGGCGACGTGGTGCACGCGCGGCGTACGCCCTGA
- a CDS encoding acyl-CoA carboxylase subunit beta, with translation MGEGTDVPDDIDVHTTEGKLADLERRIDEAVHAGSAKAVEKQHAKGRQTARERIEMLFDEGSFVELDELARHRSTAFGLQETRPYGDGVITGYGTIDGRQVCVFSQDFTVFGGSLGEVYGEKITKVMDLAIKTGSPIIGINEGAGARIQEGVVSLGLYGEIFKRNVHASGVIPQISLIMGNCAGGHVYSPAVTDFTIMVDQTSAMFITGPDVIKTVTGEDVTIEDLGGARTHNTKSGNAHYMASDEEDALEYVKALISYLPQNNLDEAPVFDAPAELSFTDEDRTLDTIIPDSPNQPYDMHDVIATVVDEGDFLEVQPLFAPNIIVGFGRVEGRSVGVVANQPMQFAGTLDIDASEKAARFVRFCDAFNIPVLTFVDVPGFLPGTDQEYSGIIRRGAKLIYAYAEATVPLVTIITRKAYGGAYDVMGSKHLGADINLAWPTAQIAVMGAQGAVNILHRKTLAAAEEAGEDVEAKRAELIDDYERTLANPYIAAERGYVDAVIAPHETRVEVVRALRLLQTKRETLPPKKHGNIPL, from the coding sequence ATCGGTGAGGGGACCGATGTCCCCGACGACATCGACGTCCACACCACGGAGGGGAAGCTCGCTGATCTCGAGCGCCGCATCGACGAAGCGGTGCACGCCGGTTCGGCGAAGGCGGTCGAGAAGCAGCACGCGAAGGGGCGCCAGACCGCCCGCGAGCGCATCGAGATGCTCTTCGACGAGGGGTCCTTCGTCGAGCTCGACGAGCTGGCCCGCCACCGCTCCACGGCCTTCGGCCTCCAGGAGACCCGACCGTACGGCGACGGGGTGATCACGGGCTACGGCACCATCGACGGTCGCCAGGTGTGCGTGTTCTCCCAGGACTTCACCGTCTTCGGCGGCTCCCTCGGCGAGGTCTACGGCGAGAAGATCACGAAGGTCATGGACCTGGCGATCAAGACCGGCTCCCCGATCATCGGCATCAACGAGGGTGCCGGCGCGCGGATCCAGGAGGGCGTCGTCTCCCTGGGTCTCTACGGCGAGATCTTCAAGCGCAACGTCCACGCCTCGGGTGTCATCCCCCAGATCAGCCTGATCATGGGCAACTGCGCCGGCGGCCACGTCTACTCCCCCGCCGTCACCGACTTCACGATCATGGTCGACCAGACCTCGGCCATGTTCATCACCGGTCCCGACGTGATCAAGACCGTCACCGGCGAGGACGTGACGATCGAGGACCTCGGCGGCGCGCGGACCCACAACACCAAGTCGGGCAACGCGCACTACATGGCCTCCGACGAGGAGGACGCGCTGGAGTACGTCAAGGCGCTCATCTCCTACCTGCCGCAGAACAACCTCGACGAGGCACCCGTCTTCGACGCTCCCGCGGAGCTGTCGTTCACCGACGAGGACCGGACGCTCGACACGATCATCCCGGACAGCCCGAACCAGCCCTACGACATGCACGACGTGATCGCCACCGTCGTCGACGAGGGCGACTTCCTCGAGGTCCAGCCGCTGTTCGCGCCCAACATCATCGTCGGGTTCGGCCGGGTCGAGGGCCGCTCGGTCGGTGTCGTGGCCAACCAGCCGATGCAGTTCGCCGGCACGCTCGACATCGACGCCTCGGAGAAGGCCGCCCGCTTCGTGCGGTTCTGCGACGCGTTCAACATCCCCGTGCTGACCTTCGTCGACGTGCCCGGCTTCCTGCCCGGCACCGACCAGGAGTACAGCGGCATCATCCGCCGCGGCGCCAAGCTGATCTACGCCTACGCCGAGGCCACCGTCCCGCTGGTCACGATCATCACCCGCAAGGCCTACGGCGGCGCGTACGACGTCATGGGCTCCAAGCACCTCGGCGCCGACATCAACCTCGCCTGGCCGACGGCGCAGATCGCGGTCATGGGCGCGCAGGGCGCGGTCAACATCCTGCACCGCAAGACCCTGGCCGCCGCCGAGGAGGCGGGTGAGGACGTCGAGGCCAAGCGCGCCGAGCTCATCGACGACTACGAGCGCACCCTCGCCAACCCCTACATCGCCGCCGAGCGCGGGTACGTCGACGCCGTCATCGCGCCGCACGAGACCCGCGTCGAGGTCGTCCGCGCCCTGCGCCTGCTGCAGACCAAGCGCGAGACGCTGCCGCCGAAGAAGCACGGGAACATCCCGCTGTGA
- a CDS encoding 5-(carboxyamino)imidazole ribonucleotide synthase gives MSEVPPATPSPQPTAPTLAVIGGGQLARMLAQPAIALGLPLRLLAEAPGVSAAQVVVDHTVGDYRDLATLRAVTHGCAVVTFDHEHVPTEHLRALEADGVACRPGPDALVHAQDKAVMRARLSAMGIPCPRHAVVATPDDVARFAAEGDGFPVVLKTTRGGYDGKGVWVVGSAGEASEAFAAADAAGVEVLAEEKVAFTRELSALVARSPSGQAAAYPVVQTTQLDGICHEVIAPAPDLDPQLAHEAQQIALRVAAELGVTGILAVELFETVDPTTGAGRVLVNELAMRPHNTGHWSQDGAVTSQFENHLRAVLDLPLGDPRPRERWTVMVNILGGEAEVGSLYAGYPHAFARDPRLRVHLYGKDVRPGRKVGHVNAYGDDLDEVLDRARHAAAWFRGDLGEDSE, from the coding sequence GTGTCCGAGGTGCCCCCCGCGACCCCGTCGCCGCAGCCGACCGCGCCGACGCTCGCCGTCATCGGCGGCGGCCAGCTCGCGCGGATGCTCGCGCAGCCGGCGATCGCGCTCGGTCTGCCGCTGCGGCTGCTCGCCGAGGCGCCGGGCGTCTCCGCCGCTCAGGTGGTCGTCGACCACACCGTCGGCGACTACCGCGACCTGGCGACGCTGCGCGCGGTCACGCACGGGTGTGCCGTGGTGACGTTCGACCACGAGCACGTGCCCACCGAGCACCTGCGCGCCCTCGAGGCCGACGGGGTCGCGTGCCGCCCCGGCCCCGACGCCCTGGTGCACGCCCAGGACAAGGCCGTGATGCGCGCCCGGCTCAGCGCGATGGGGATCCCGTGTCCGCGGCACGCCGTCGTCGCGACGCCCGACGACGTCGCCCGCTTCGCCGCGGAGGGGGACGGCTTCCCGGTCGTCCTCAAGACCACCCGGGGTGGCTACGACGGCAAGGGCGTGTGGGTCGTGGGGTCCGCCGGTGAGGCGTCCGAGGCCTTCGCCGCGGCCGACGCCGCCGGCGTCGAGGTGCTGGCCGAGGAGAAGGTCGCCTTCACCCGCGAGCTCTCCGCCCTGGTCGCCCGCTCGCCGTCCGGCCAGGCAGCGGCGTACCCCGTTGTGCAGACCACGCAGCTCGATGGCATCTGCCACGAGGTCATCGCCCCGGCGCCCGACCTCGACCCCCAGCTCGCCCACGAGGCACAGCAGATCGCGCTGCGGGTCGCCGCCGAGCTGGGCGTGACCGGCATCCTCGCCGTCGAGCTGTTCGAGACCGTCGACCCGACGACCGGCGCCGGGCGCGTGCTGGTCAACGAGCTGGCCATGCGCCCCCACAACACCGGGCACTGGTCGCAGGACGGCGCGGTGACCAGCCAGTTCGAGAACCACCTGCGCGCGGTCCTCGACCTGCCGCTGGGCGACCCCCGCCCGCGGGAGCGGTGGACCGTGATGGTCAACATCCTCGGCGGCGAGGCGGAGGTCGGCAGCCTGTACGCGGGCTACCCGCACGCCTTCGCCCGCGACCCGCGCCTGCGGGTGCATCTCTACGGCAAGGACGTGCGTCCGGGTCGCAAGGTGGGACACGTCAACGCGTACGGCGACGACCTCGACGAGGTCCTCGACCGTGCCCGGCACGCCGCGGCCTGGTTCCGCGGCGACCTCGGAGAGGACAGCGAATGA
- a CDS encoding glycosyltransferase family 2 protein yields MNGNQDSPAPRGHDAQRLQGTPRDADLSAYVRALPPPDPQMMAYAPSFLSELEQIPVYRPTVGCVIPCYNEEATIGAVLDSLLNQTRLPDVIHVVVNNTTDDTVEVASHYAGLHVRTDKTGNEQTCEIFVHDIGENPDKKVGALNYGYSLVEGCDYLLGVDGDTTAEPNAVQSLVDEIASDDRIGGISAIYSIDDSALSNPMAKFLIAGQRAQFAAFNMQNLLRGRNMAVLGGQFSIFSTQALRDVVNRTHQRYPWVRDSEVEDSLLSLEIKSAGYLTKISAVARAHVGGMTTLRSLDAQQVKWNFGAIELMWPGQRGDTKGQPFHPNLRLRWFEQASMVTNLLTRTLFFMLLGGSLSISAFVFNPLWLIPPTVATILNYRVAKSMHYANKRDYAFALFIPFAEAYMWIRLGHFVRSWAKFASRTQTDNWAAQAKAERGAGNSHWTPVIVLVVFLGVMAAVWTQLSITTKSDILAVGWPILGAITIAQTAWMMLKILRRYKGFKA; encoded by the coding sequence GTGAACGGGAACCAGGACTCCCCCGCACCGCGCGGTCACGACGCGCAGCGGTTGCAGGGCACACCACGTGATGCCGACCTGTCGGCGTACGTCCGTGCGCTCCCTCCCCCGGACCCGCAGATGATGGCCTACGCGCCGTCGTTCCTGTCCGAGCTCGAGCAGATCCCGGTCTACCGCCCGACGGTCGGCTGCGTCATCCCCTGCTACAACGAGGAAGCCACCATCGGTGCGGTCCTCGACTCGCTGCTCAACCAGACCCGGCTGCCCGACGTCATCCACGTCGTCGTCAACAACACGACCGACGACACCGTCGAGGTCGCCAGCCACTACGCCGGTCTGCACGTGCGCACCGACAAGACCGGCAACGAGCAGACCTGCGAGATCTTCGTCCACGACATCGGCGAGAACCCCGACAAGAAGGTCGGCGCTCTCAACTACGGCTACTCGCTGGTCGAGGGGTGCGACTACCTGCTCGGGGTCGACGGCGACACGACCGCCGAGCCCAACGCCGTGCAGTCGCTGGTCGACGAGATCGCCAGCGACGACCGCATCGGCGGCATCTCGGCGATCTACAGCATCGACGACAGCGCCCTGAGCAACCCGATGGCGAAGTTCCTCATCGCCGGCCAGCGCGCGCAGTTCGCGGCGTTCAACATGCAGAACCTCCTGCGCGGACGCAACATGGCCGTGCTCGGCGGCCAGTTCTCGATCTTCTCCACCCAGGCGCTGCGCGACGTCGTCAACCGGACCCACCAGCGCTACCCGTGGGTCCGCGACAGCGAGGTGGAGGACTCCCTGCTGTCGCTGGAGATCAAGAGCGCCGGCTACCTGACCAAGATCAGCGCGGTGGCGCGTGCCCACGTCGGCGGCATGACCACGCTGCGGTCGCTGGACGCCCAGCAGGTGAAGTGGAACTTCGGCGCGATCGAGCTCATGTGGCCCGGCCAGCGCGGCGACACGAAGGGCCAGCCGTTCCACCCCAACCTGCGCCTGCGGTGGTTCGAGCAGGCCTCGATGGTCACCAACCTGCTCACCCGCACGCTGTTCTTCATGCTGCTGGGCGGCTCGTTGTCGATCAGCGCGTTCGTGTTCAACCCGCTGTGGCTGATCCCCCCGACGGTCGCGACGATCCTGAACTACCGCGTGGCGAAGTCGATGCACTACGCCAACAAGCGCGACTACGCGTTCGCCCTGTTCATCCCGTTCGCCGAGGCCTACATGTGGATCCGGCTCGGCCACTTCGTGCGGTCCTGGGCGAAGTTCGCCAGCCGCACCCAGACCGACAACTGGGCCGCCCAGGCGAAGGCCGAGCGCGGCGCCGGCAACAGCCACTGGACGCCGGTGATCGTGCTGGTGGTCTTCCTCGGCGTGATGGCCGCGGTGTGGACCCAGCTGTCGATCACCACCAAGTCCGACATCCTTGCGGTCGGCTGGCCGATCCTCGGTGCGATCACCATCGCCCAGACGGCATGGATGATGTTGAAGATCCTGCGACGCTACAAGGGGTTCAAGGCATGA